Proteins from a genomic interval of Dendropsophus ebraccatus isolate aDenEbr1 chromosome 6, aDenEbr1.pat, whole genome shotgun sequence:
- the LOC138794613 gene encoding receptor-transporting protein 3-like, giving the protein MAGISSGNIWIDTFHILQKKDLEERYRKRWNLQFNYSLADNLTEEQRKAGWKISQTTRFACFTCSNCSHFWNSGRVTLIFHYRLGKSKTGTVLFYPFRQMCRQCDYDRFINPRFKEESVKITLENLILKIRKNCYGEKMDSDSQHIKNPIIRRTKPHERDLCEACMKGVCNKEYDVL; this is encoded by the exons ATGGCTGGAATATCATCTGGAAATATCTGGATTGATACATTTCATATCCTGCAAAAGAAAGATTTAGAAGAAAGATATAGAAAACGGTGGAATCTGCAGTTCAATTACAGCCTGGCGGACAATCTGACTGAAGAACAGAGGAAGGCGGGCTGGAAGATCTCACAGACCACAAGGTTTGCCTG TTTCACCTGTTCGAATTGTTCTCATTTTTGGAACTCTGGTCGGGTTACCCTCATCTTCCACTATCGTCTTGGAAAATCCAAAACAGGCACCGTCCTCTTTTACCCTTTTAGACAGATGTGTCGGCAGTGTGACTACGACCGCTTCATCAATCCCAGGTTTAAAGAGGAAAGCGTCAAAATAACCCTGGAAAATCTCATTTTAAAAATCAGGAAAAACTGTTACGGTGAGAAGATGGACAGCGATTCCCAACACATAAAGAATCCGATAATACGGAGGACAAAACCTCACGAGAGGGATCTGTGTGAAGCTTGTATGAAAGGTGTCTGTAATAAAGAGTACGATGTTCTCTAA